One stretch of Shewanella sp. Arc9-LZ DNA includes these proteins:
- a CDS encoding class I SAM-dependent methyltransferase codes for MNSHWSEYWQQGHTTSFGEALSGNYEGVLKSIWEPVFSALTEGFLVVDVGTGNGSLPLLLRDGLSKGELTGKVIGVDLAEVTLANSVSNNNQNIDIALMSNTRCEQLPFEPNSVDLYISQFGFEYSNVEQSLEEAARVLKDDGQFVIVCHHKRSMILNRNRRILTLIDKEEVNLLINCLAKMANAMGNISNQEDVERIKKDLQCEQIRAEINRLIKLLVMFDESAAQDCDLMRFVAQFFKAGLFWSVAKKLEFIEFITIQMDTLRLRLAELVNASFDETKLATFIAKFHQNNMILNELKVLNNEQNEVLGWYLHGSKFI; via the coding sequence ATGAATAGTCACTGGAGTGAATATTGGCAGCAAGGACACACAACTTCATTCGGTGAGGCTTTATCTGGTAATTACGAAGGAGTATTAAAAAGTATATGGGAACCGGTATTTAGCGCTCTGACAGAAGGCTTTTTGGTAGTTGATGTTGGCACGGGTAATGGCTCGTTACCGCTGTTATTACGAGATGGGTTATCAAAAGGTGAGTTAACGGGTAAGGTTATTGGTGTTGATTTAGCAGAGGTTACTTTAGCCAACTCAGTAAGTAACAACAATCAAAATATAGACATAGCCTTAATGTCTAATACTCGCTGCGAACAACTTCCTTTTGAACCCAACTCTGTTGACCTTTATATATCTCAATTTGGTTTTGAGTATTCAAATGTCGAGCAGTCACTTGAAGAAGCGGCTAGAGTATTAAAGGACGATGGCCAATTTGTTATTGTTTGTCATCATAAACGTTCAATGATCCTTAACCGTAATAGAAGGATTTTGACGTTAATTGATAAAGAAGAAGTCAATTTATTAATTAATTGTTTAGCTAAAATGGCAAATGCCATGGGCAATATCAGCAATCAAGAAGATGTTGAGCGAATTAAGAAAGACCTTCAATGTGAGCAAATTAGAGCAGAAATTAATCGCTTGATTAAATTATTAGTCATGTTTGATGAGTCGGCCGCTCAGGATTGTGATTTAATGCGTTTCGTGGCTCAGTTTTTTAAAGCTGGATTATTTTGGTCTGTTGCAAAAAAGTTAGAATTTATTGAATTTATTACAATACAAATGGATACGTTAAGACTACGGTTAGCTGAGTTAGTGAACGCTTCATTTGATGAAACTAAATTGGCAACATTTATAGCTAAATTTCACCAAAATAATATGATATTAAATGAACTCAAAGTATTAAATAATGAACAAAATGAAGTCTTAGGCTGGTATTTACATGGTTCAAAATTTATTTAG
- a CDS encoding MotA/TolQ/ExbB proton channel family protein — translation MKKLITSVLVAATFSLTAGMVSAADAPKTIGQLLQQVKADRANEGKTNAKREREFQAERGDKAELLKREKNALSAEKQRGKDLNQAFLDNERKIAQLEEDLKTAQGDLGEMFGVVKGEAGDFAGKLAASNISAQFPGRDTFIAELGARKSLPKIEELEQFWEAQLFEMVESGKVVKFDGDVTAIDGNVVNTAIHRVGPFNLTAEGKYVVYKPELGLIQQLSQQPEGYQVSAVDTWENTTSGVAPFYIDPARGVLLNIFTNKASLEDRLEAGGTIGYIILALLALGMLIAVERLVTLTIIGTKVNSQRKNIENPGNNALGRILKVYQSNKDVDVETLELKLDEAILKETPALEARISIIKVIAAIAPMMGLLGTVTGMIATFQSIQLFGTGDPKLMAGGISMALITTVQGLIAALPLMLLHAIVVARSKSIVQVLEEQSAGIIAEHAEKRAD, via the coding sequence ATGAAGAAGTTAATTACATCAGTGCTAGTAGCTGCAACTTTCTCTTTAACAGCTGGTATGGTTTCTGCTGCAGATGCACCAAAAACTATCGGTCAACTGTTACAGCAAGTTAAAGCCGACCGAGCTAACGAAGGTAAGACAAACGCTAAGCGTGAAAGAGAGTTTCAAGCGGAACGTGGCGATAAAGCTGAATTACTTAAGCGTGAAAAAAATGCCCTGTCTGCTGAAAAGCAACGTGGCAAAGATTTGAACCAAGCATTCTTGGACAACGAGCGTAAAATTGCTCAGTTAGAAGAAGACTTAAAAACTGCTCAAGGTGACTTGGGTGAAATGTTTGGTGTTGTTAAAGGTGAAGCCGGTGATTTCGCTGGTAAGTTAGCTGCGTCTAACATCAGTGCTCAGTTTCCTGGTCGTGACACCTTTATTGCTGAATTGGGTGCACGTAAATCACTGCCTAAAATTGAAGAGTTAGAACAATTTTGGGAAGCACAGTTATTTGAAATGGTTGAGTCAGGTAAAGTTGTTAAATTTGATGGTGATGTTACTGCTATCGATGGCAATGTAGTAAATACTGCAATTCACCGTGTAGGTCCTTTCAACTTAACTGCTGAAGGTAAATATGTTGTTTACAAACCTGAACTTGGTTTAATTCAACAATTATCACAGCAACCAGAAGGCTACCAGGTTAGTGCCGTTGATACGTGGGAAAATACTACTTCAGGTGTTGCTCCTTTCTATATCGATCCAGCTCGTGGCGTGTTACTAAACATCTTTACTAACAAAGCTAGTTTAGAAGATCGTTTAGAAGCCGGTGGAACGATTGGTTACATCATTCTTGCATTGTTAGCATTAGGTATGTTGATTGCGGTTGAGCGTTTAGTGACTCTGACTATCATTGGTACTAAAGTTAATAGCCAACGTAAAAACATCGAAAACCCTGGTAACAACGCTTTAGGTCGTATTCTTAAAGTATACCAGTCAAATAAAGATGTTGATGTTGAAACGCTTGAGCTAAAACTTGATGAAGCTATCTTAAAAGAAACACCAGCTTTAGAAGCTCGTATTTCAATCATCAAAGTTATTGCAGCTATCGCTCCTATGATGGGTCTATTGGGTACGGTTACCGGTATGATCGCAACCTTCCAATCTATTCAATTATTCGGTACTGGTGACCCTAAATTGATGGCTGGCGGTATTTCTATGGCGCTTATTACGACTGTTCAAGGTCTTATCGCTGCATTGCCTCTAATGTTATTACATGCAATCGTAGTTGCTCGTAGTAAGTCTATTGTTCAAGTTCTTGAAGAACAAAGTGCCGGTATCATTGCAGAACATGCTGAGAAGAGGGCTGACTAA
- a CDS encoding energy transducer TonB — translation MLRALVSIIIGAAVTFGLFAFMAFLVGGGAQRNGDSVESPVIEITMDKQDSKAQKKPRVTPKPPPPPEQPPKPDTTPPDSSSNIDTNMAFNMGGIESGGPSTGFKLGNMMTRDGDATPIVRIEPQYPIAAARDGKEGWVQLTFTINELGGVDDVSVIKAEPKRLFDREAIRALKKWKYKPKIVDGKPLRQSGMTVQLDFTLEKGGR, via the coding sequence ATGCTAAGAGCACTCGTATCAATAATCATTGGTGCTGCAGTGACTTTTGGGCTGTTTGCTTTCATGGCTTTCCTGGTCGGCGGCGGCGCACAACGCAACGGCGACTCAGTGGAATCCCCTGTTATTGAAATTACGATGGATAAACAGGATTCGAAGGCACAGAAAAAACCAAGGGTTACACCTAAGCCACCTCCACCACCGGAGCAGCCACCGAAGCCGGATACTACTCCGCCTGATTCATCATCTAATATTGACACTAATATGGCGTTCAATATGGGTGGAATCGAATCTGGTGGACCAAGTACTGGTTTCAAGCTTGGTAACATGATGACCCGTGATGGTGATGCTACCCCTATCGTTCGTATTGAGCCCCAGTATCCAATTGCTGCTGCTCGTGATGGTAAAGAGGGTTGGGTTCAACTTACCTTTACAATTAACGAACTAGGTGGTGTTGATGACGTTTCTGTTATCAAAGCTGAACCTAAGCGTTTATTCGATCGTGAAGCGATTCGCGCATTGAAAAAATGGAAATACAAACCAAAGATTGTCGATGGCAAGCCATTAAGACAAAGTGGTATGACAGTACAACTGGACTTCACACTAGAGAAGGGAGGTAGATAA
- a CDS encoding TonB-dependent receptor — protein sequence MHKNVLAKSVRLALISGAAAAAFASPAVFAADEDGAKVERIEVTGSRIKRSDLEGASPVTTITTEDMKMEGNFTVADALRNSNLNSFGSFSERSGSSAQSQATINLRGAGSSRTLVLIDGKRFPGSPTLGGASANLNAIPMAAVERIDILTDGASSTYGSDAIAGVVNIIMKKNYQGIQFNVGGGSRDRDGGLTSKEFSVVAGYQMDKGNITFAFDHQDRKGISDADRDYTAASLNDQNGDGEIQFEEAIGWSQYGATIRSPDKTTKMASLLCDDLEAEYGSDVFQTIKADNVSGAGHTYCGYAYANVSYNKASVDRNTVYVDANYEIAEDLVWFGRTMITQNNSFGRYAPPAAAWSNMSADNPHNPYGEDGATGFMRWVGIGTRDGNVDDYNQDYLTGLRGNISALNDAEWEVYYHHNIADNKSIGEYYLSYSGLAYNQANGIDLGSEAGINNMKATTLTQGRATFDQYSAGIGFDAFELPGGAVAHYVGMEYFDQQFSEVYDAQSEAGLVGGSAGNSAAGDRQVWAMFYEAVLPLTDDIELNLAARYDDYSDFGDNVAPKASIRWQALENVVVRASYSEAFRAPSLDQLYAATTFSADDGTDYAYCASNGIDEVSCLETQYDTYITANKDLGPETSEYLNFGVAWDITDDFGVKVDYFNLNIDNVISRRTISNVMEGIASGSLATSNTFYVKRAPGTGGSLGQAYEVGTGYGNGDKLEITGIDVALNAKFETSIGDFGINWNNSFVLDYIEEVEGGGNGVDTSGWNGQPELKSVLTTTYRVSDHSLSWNMNYTDSTYEDKETGNLDSWLIHNLSYVYDAGDFGSILLGINNLTDEDPVLTSSGDYTNPELYNNYGREYRASYTLKF from the coding sequence ATGCATAAGAACGTATTAGCTAAGTCGGTGCGTTTAGCACTGATCAGTGGTGCAGCAGCAGCTGCATTTGCTTCGCCAGCAGTTTTTGCTGCTGATGAAGATGGCGCAAAAGTAGAACGTATTGAGGTTACTGGTTCGCGTATTAAGCGTTCTGACCTTGAAGGCGCTTCACCTGTTACGACTATTACTACTGAAGACATGAAGATGGAAGGTAACTTTACAGTTGCTGACGCACTTCGTAACAGTAACTTGAACTCTTTTGGTTCATTCTCTGAGCGTTCAGGTAGTTCTGCACAATCTCAAGCGACTATCAATTTACGTGGTGCAGGCTCAAGCCGAACTTTAGTACTTATTGATGGTAAGCGTTTCCCAGGTTCACCAACACTAGGTGGTGCATCTGCTAACTTGAACGCTATTCCTATGGCTGCAGTAGAACGTATCGACATTCTTACTGACGGCGCATCTTCTACTTATGGTTCTGATGCAATTGCTGGTGTTGTTAACATCATCATGAAGAAGAACTATCAAGGTATTCAATTTAACGTTGGTGGTGGTTCTCGCGACCGTGATGGCGGTTTAACAAGTAAAGAATTCTCGGTTGTCGCTGGTTATCAAATGGACAAAGGTAACATCACCTTCGCATTTGACCACCAAGACCGCAAAGGTATTTCTGATGCAGATAGAGATTATACTGCAGCTAGTTTAAATGACCAAAATGGTGATGGCGAGATCCAGTTCGAAGAGGCTATTGGTTGGAGTCAATATGGCGCAACAATTCGCAGCCCAGACAAAACAACAAAAATGGCATCATTGTTGTGTGATGATTTAGAAGCTGAATATGGATCAGATGTTTTTCAAACAATCAAAGCTGATAACGTATCTGGTGCAGGGCATACATATTGTGGTTATGCATATGCTAACGTTTCATACAACAAAGCTTCAGTAGATCGAAATACTGTCTATGTTGACGCTAACTATGAAATTGCTGAAGATTTAGTATGGTTTGGCCGTACAATGATTACACAAAACAATTCATTCGGTCGTTATGCACCTCCTGCTGCTGCTTGGTCAAATATGAGCGCGGACAACCCACATAATCCATATGGTGAAGATGGCGCGACAGGCTTTATGCGTTGGGTTGGTATTGGTACCCGTGACGGCAACGTTGATGACTACAACCAAGATTACTTAACTGGTTTACGCGGTAATATTAGCGCGCTGAACGATGCTGAGTGGGAAGTTTACTACCATCACAATATCGCCGATAACAAGTCTATCGGTGAGTACTACCTAAGCTATTCTGGTCTTGCTTATAACCAAGCAAATGGTATTGATTTAGGCTCTGAAGCCGGTATCAATAACATGAAAGCCACAACCTTAACTCAAGGTCGTGCAACATTTGATCAATATAGTGCAGGTATTGGTTTTGATGCATTCGAATTACCAGGTGGTGCAGTTGCGCATTACGTAGGTATGGAATATTTCGACCAACAGTTTAGCGAAGTGTATGACGCACAATCAGAAGCTGGTTTAGTTGGTGGTAGTGCCGGTAACTCTGCAGCTGGTGATCGTCAAGTATGGGCAATGTTCTATGAAGCGGTTTTACCGTTAACAGATGACATTGAATTAAACCTTGCGGCTCGTTACGATGATTACAGTGATTTTGGTGACAACGTAGCGCCAAAAGCTTCTATTCGCTGGCAAGCACTTGAGAACGTAGTAGTACGTGCATCATACTCAGAAGCATTCCGCGCACCTTCTTTAGACCAGTTATACGCAGCAACAACATTTAGTGCCGACGATGGTACTGACTATGCTTACTGTGCATCAAATGGAATTGATGAAGTTAGCTGTTTAGAAACTCAATATGATACATATATCACTGCTAACAAAGATTTAGGTCCAGAAACTTCCGAGTATCTTAACTTTGGTGTTGCATGGGATATTACTGATGATTTCGGTGTTAAAGTTGATTACTTTAACTTAAACATTGACAATGTAATTTCTCGTAGGACTATTAGCAACGTAATGGAAGGTATTGCTTCTGGCAGCTTAGCCACTTCGAATACTTTCTATGTCAAGCGTGCTCCTGGTACTGGTGGTTCTTTAGGTCAAGCGTACGAAGTAGGTACCGGCTATGGTAACGGTGATAAACTTGAAATTACTGGTATTGACGTTGCTTTAAACGCTAAGTTTGAAACTTCAATTGGTGATTTTGGTATAAACTGGAATAACAGTTTCGTATTGGATTATATTGAAGAAGTTGAAGGTGGTGGAAATGGTGTTGATACTTCAGGTTGGAATGGTCAACCTGAATTGAAATCAGTCCTAACAACAACTTATCGTGTTTCAGACCACTCACTTTCTTGGAACATGAACTACACTGACTCTACATATGAAGACAAAGAAACTGGTAATTTAGATTCTTGGTTAATTCATAACTTAAGTTATGTTTATGATGCAGGTGATTTCGGTTCAATATTACTAGGCATTAACAATTTGACAGATGAAGACCCAGTGTTAACATCTTCTGGTGACTATACGAATCCAGAGTTGTATAACAACTACGGTCGTGAATATCGTGCAAGTTATACACTTAAGTTCTAA
- a CDS encoding DUF885 family protein, producing the protein MNKTLLALTVSLLLVAQGCSEATTVSSTPETPAEPSAAVMPQSASEQYLTMVDNFFNDQLKLEPIYATFVGVNDYNDQFGGALTEEYLKARHNLNSRYFSQAKTIDVDKLPASLKLSYDMFIYDRNMELIGETYPEYFLPINQFYSTVFTMVQLGSGESAQPFKTVEDYQNWLGRLRGFINWTKLAQQRMDEGIASKVVLPRVLVERIIPQLDAQLVTDAQSSLFYSPINLLPESFTAEQKTQLTTEYSQLIDSELLPALTQLRDYVKDVYLPNSRASDGWWGLPNGKDWYQHLANSHTTTTLSVDEIHQIGLSEVARILSEMDKVREQVGFKGDLTAFFASLSSEPQYFFTDRQDLIDGYMTIKEHINQVLPQYFNVMPKADYIVKPVESFREKSAAGASYESPAVDGSRPGVFYINTYNLKAQPKWGMTTLSLHEAAPGHHFQIAIKQELTDVPQFQRFQGYTAFEEGWALYAEYLGIEMGVFNDPYQYFGKLSDEMLRAMRLVVDTGLHAKGWSREQAIQYMKDNSPMAESDIVAEVERYMAIPGQALSYKVGQLTILRLRADAEKALGEKFDLKGFHDQLLTSGSLPMAVMENKIADWIKAELAK; encoded by the coding sequence ATGAATAAAACATTGCTGGCATTGACTGTGTCCTTATTATTGGTCGCTCAAGGTTGTTCTGAAGCGACTACTGTCTCATCTACGCCTGAAACCCCCGCCGAACCTAGTGCTGCCGTTATGCCTCAATCTGCCTCAGAGCAGTATTTGACAATGGTTGATAATTTTTTTAATGATCAATTAAAGCTTGAGCCGATTTACGCCACCTTTGTGGGAGTTAATGACTATAACGACCAATTCGGTGGAGCATTAACTGAAGAGTATTTAAAGGCTCGTCATAATTTAAATAGCCGTTACTTTAGTCAAGCAAAAACGATTGATGTTGATAAGCTTCCTGCATCACTTAAGTTGAGTTACGACATGTTTATTTATGATCGTAATATGGAGCTTATTGGCGAAACTTATCCAGAGTACTTCTTACCTATTAATCAGTTTTATAGCACAGTATTTACTATGGTCCAGTTGGGCAGTGGTGAAAGTGCTCAACCATTTAAGACTGTTGAAGATTATCAAAATTGGTTAGGCCGCTTACGTGGGTTTATTAACTGGACTAAACTTGCACAGCAACGTATGGATGAAGGTATAGCAAGTAAAGTTGTACTACCTCGAGTGCTTGTCGAGCGGATTATTCCTCAGTTAGACGCTCAACTTGTTACAGATGCACAGAGTAGTTTGTTTTATTCCCCAATTAATTTACTGCCAGAAAGCTTTACTGCTGAGCAAAAAACACAATTAACCACTGAATACTCGCAACTTATTGATTCTGAACTATTACCTGCATTGACTCAGTTACGAGACTATGTAAAAGATGTATATTTACCCAATTCTCGTGCTTCAGATGGTTGGTGGGGACTGCCAAATGGTAAAGATTGGTATCAACATTTAGCTAATAGCCATACAACAACAACTTTGTCAGTGGATGAAATTCATCAAATTGGTCTTTCTGAGGTTGCACGCATTCTATCTGAGATGGACAAGGTCAGAGAACAAGTTGGTTTTAAAGGTGATTTAACTGCATTTTTTGCTTCTTTATCTTCAGAGCCGCAGTACTTTTTTACTGACCGACAAGATTTAATTGATGGCTATATGACGATTAAAGAACATATAAATCAAGTATTGCCTCAGTATTTTAATGTGATGCCCAAAGCTGATTATATTGTTAAGCCTGTAGAGAGTTTTCGTGAGAAATCTGCCGCTGGCGCATCGTATGAATCACCAGCAGTTGACGGTTCACGCCCAGGTGTTTTTTATATCAATACTTACAACTTAAAAGCACAACCCAAATGGGGTATGACAACCTTGTCATTGCACGAAGCTGCTCCCGGTCATCATTTTCAGATTGCCATTAAGCAAGAGTTAACTGATGTTCCACAGTTTCAGCGCTTCCAGGGTTACACTGCATTTGAAGAAGGTTGGGCGTTGTATGCAGAGTACTTAGGGATTGAGATGGGCGTATTTAACGACCCATATCAGTATTTCGGCAAGTTATCTGATGAAATGTTAAGAGCAATGCGCTTAGTCGTAGATACAGGACTTCATGCGAAAGGCTGGAGTCGTGAACAAGCTATTCAATACATGAAAGACAATTCTCCAATGGCGGAGTCTGATATTGTTGCAGAAGTGGAGCGTTACATGGCCATACCAGGCCAAGCACTATCTTACAAAGTCGGTCAGTTAACTATTTTGCGCTTACGAGCGGATGCAGAAAAGGCCCTGGGTGAAAAATTTGATTTAAAAGGTTTTCATGATCAATTACTCACGTCAGGATCATTACCAATGGCGGTGATGGAAAACAAAATTGCTGATTGGATAAAAGCTGAACTAGCCAAATAA
- a CDS encoding biopolymer transporter ExbD, whose amino-acid sequence MARKKHSTMEEEAQIDMTPMLDIVFIMLIFFIVTTSFVKPSGLDYNKPKASQATSKPSANIFIGISKTGVIMMENRQVDIERVTANVERMLAEAPEAAVLIQADKDALHGLVVKVLDNVKAAGIDKISVSAGNE is encoded by the coding sequence ATGGCACGTAAGAAGCATTCCACTATGGAAGAGGAAGCGCAAATTGATATGACCCCGATGCTAGACATCGTGTTTATCATGCTGATCTTCTTTATTGTAACAACATCGTTTGTTAAGCCATCAGGCTTAGACTATAACAAGCCTAAAGCGTCACAGGCTACGTCTAAACCTTCGGCGAACATCTTTATTGGTATCAGTAAAACTGGTGTCATTATGATGGAAAACCGTCAGGTTGATATCGAACGTGTAACTGCAAACGTAGAACGTATGTTGGCGGAAGCACCTGAAGCAGCCGTACTGATTCAAGCAGACAAAGACGCTTTACATGGTTTAGTCGTTAAAGTGCTTGATAACGTTAAAGCTGCAGGTATCGATAAAATTTCAGTATCAGCGGGGAATGAGTAA
- a CDS encoding MotA/TolQ/ExbB proton channel family protein: MMLILMDVWDSVRGFMASGGDVLWLVAAVLFLMWVLMLERYWYLNWISPKQHQAVIASWEAREETTSWHAHRIREAWVSQAKQDLNARMLLIKTLVAICPMIGLLGTVTGMISVFDVMAVQGTSNARLMAAGISMATMPTMAGMVAALSGVFFSTRLDSKMRISLEKLKDSMPHH; this comes from the coding sequence ATGATGCTAATCCTGATGGACGTATGGGATTCCGTCAGGGGCTTCATGGCCTCCGGAGGCGATGTCCTCTGGCTGGTTGCAGCTGTGCTATTCCTAATGTGGGTGTTAATGCTTGAACGTTATTGGTATCTAAATTGGATATCTCCAAAACAACATCAAGCCGTTATCGCCTCATGGGAAGCAAGAGAAGAAACAACTTCTTGGCATGCTCACCGTATCCGTGAAGCTTGGGTATCCCAAGCGAAGCAAGATTTGAATGCACGTATGCTGTTAATCAAAACCCTAGTAGCCATTTGTCCAATGATTGGTCTATTAGGTACTGTAACCGGTATGATTTCAGTATTCGATGTGATGGCAGTTCAGGGGACGAGTAATGCTCGTTTAATGGCCGCTGGTATCTCTATGGCCACAATGCCGACAATGGCAGGAATGGTTGCAGCTCTATCGGGTGTTTTCTTTAGCACACGTTTAGACTCAAAAATGAGAATCAGTTTAGAAAAGCTAAAAGACAGCATGCCTCACCACTAG
- a CDS encoding peptidylprolyl isomerase: MVQATARHLLVSTQEQCESLKQQIEAGADFADVAKANSSCPSGAQGGELGSFGPGMMVKEFDEVVFSAPLNVVQGPVKTQFGFHLLEVTSRG, from the coding sequence ATGGTACAAGCAACTGCTAGACACTTACTCGTAAGCACTCAGGAACAATGCGAATCACTCAAGCAACAGATCGAAGCTGGTGCTGATTTTGCTGACGTAGCCAAGGCAAATTCTTCTTGCCCATCTGGTGCGCAGGGTGGCGAGTTAGGTTCTTTTGGACCAGGCATGATGGTTAAAGAATTTGACGAAGTGGTATTTAGTGCACCATTAAATGTTGTTCAAGGCCCAGTAAAAACTCAATTTGGTTTTCATTTACTTGAAGTGACCAGTCGCGGCTAG
- a CDS encoding DUF3450 domain-containing protein gives MSKVSNRTKIATALVGALALAGSNFVVADPLADVQKADSSLNAASAASQQKVDKYFDQAQDMLFEYGSVADERESLKAYNDYVAGLVADQQNSLDLIQTDINGVDKLRQGVVPLMFKMVDALEQFVNLDLPFNIETRQNRVKNLKDILDTAEVTLAEKYRLILDAYSIEREYGSFVAVHTGKLNLDGKEVLVDFFNLGRVALYAQSLDQKIAWMYDADAKSWNKLDDSYLRDITKGIRIARKQGALDLFALPIPAAETAQ, from the coding sequence ATGTCCAAGGTAAGCAATAGAACAAAAATCGCTACTGCACTTGTTGGCGCTCTGGCTTTAGCTGGTAGCAACTTCGTTGTTGCAGATCCTCTAGCTGACGTTCAAAAAGCAGATAGCAGCCTTAATGCTGCTTCAGCTGCGTCACAACAGAAAGTCGACAAATATTTTGACCAAGCACAAGACATGCTTTTTGAGTATGGCAGCGTAGCTGATGAGCGTGAGTCATTGAAAGCATATAATGATTACGTTGCAGGCTTGGTAGCTGATCAACAAAATTCACTTGATTTAATTCAAACTGATATCAACGGCGTGGATAAACTTCGTCAGGGTGTTGTGCCATTAATGTTTAAAATGGTTGACGCTTTAGAGCAGTTCGTAAATTTAGATTTACCATTTAACATTGAGACTCGTCAGAATCGTGTTAAGAATTTAAAAGATATCCTTGATACTGCGGAAGTTACATTGGCAGAAAAATACCGTCTAATCCTTGATGCTTATAGCATTGAGCGTGAGTATGGTAGCTTTGTAGCAGTTCATACCGGTAAGTTAAATCTAGACGGTAAAGAAGTGCTAGTTGATTTCTTCAATTTAGGCCGCGTTGCACTTTATGCACAGAGCTTGGATCAGAAAATAGCATGGATGTACGACGCAGATGCGAAGTCTTGGAATAAGTTAGACGATAGCTACCTACGTGATATTACTAAAGGTATCCGCATTGCTCGTAAGCAAGGCGCTCTAGACCTATTCGCATTACCAATTCCTGCTGCGGAGACTGCACAATAA
- a CDS encoding lipopolysaccharide assembly protein LapB: MRKVTSIATALLLSVCGSALLSSSVVAAEKCEIDKRQSRAVGESAAKKVQKSFEAYTEGNLDQAIAILLEANAKNDFDKAYVDRMLGNFYAEKGQMKTAIKYLKTAVDADILGGTDHAATMRLYADLLLQEKQFKEAIPYYYKWMDFTCKADAQMYRRIGIAYTELKDWNKVLQVADKGLTLAESPDKGLYQMKLTAFFNQKKYKEAVKVLETMVPLFQDDKRLWVQLAQFYLMTEDYDKSLATYDLAYKNGFLETDSNITRLAQLLAQKGSPYKAATIFEKHMKSGLVVESEKSLTTLAGFYHNAKELKEAAYYYGKAAAVSNKGELYLKQGRILALEQKYNEAIPVLKKALDAGIDNPGEAQFELALAYLSLKKYKSAYNRAVLAANDKKTERSAKSYISYIKEKARIHNVTL; this comes from the coding sequence ATGCGTAAAGTTACTAGTATCGCTACAGCGTTATTACTTTCAGTCTGCGGAAGTGCATTATTGTCTAGCTCTGTAGTTGCTGCGGAAAAGTGTGAGATTGACAAACGTCAATCTCGTGCTGTTGGCGAAAGCGCTGCAAAAAAAGTTCAAAAATCTTTTGAAGCATATACCGAAGGGAATTTAGACCAAGCGATTGCAATTTTGCTTGAGGCTAATGCTAAAAACGATTTCGACAAAGCGTATGTCGATCGTATGTTAGGTAACTTCTATGCTGAAAAAGGTCAGATGAAGACAGCAATCAAATATTTAAAGACTGCTGTTGATGCTGACATTCTTGGTGGTACAGATCATGCTGCAACAATGCGTTTGTATGCTGATTTGTTATTACAAGAGAAACAGTTTAAAGAAGCGATTCCATATTATTACAAGTGGATGGATTTTACCTGTAAGGCTGATGCGCAAATGTATCGTCGAATTGGTATTGCCTACACTGAGTTAAAAGATTGGAATAAAGTACTGCAAGTTGCTGACAAAGGTTTAACTTTAGCTGAATCGCCTGATAAAGGCTTGTATCAAATGAAGTTAACCGCTTTCTTCAACCAGAAAAAGTACAAAGAAGCCGTAAAAGTGTTAGAAACTATGGTGCCTTTGTTCCAAGACGATAAACGTCTCTGGGTTCAGTTAGCTCAGTTTTACTTGATGACTGAAGACTATGATAAATCACTAGCAACATATGATTTAGCATATAAAAATGGCTTTTTAGAGACGGACAGTAATATTACTCGTTTGGCTCAATTGTTAGCGCAAAAAGGTTCGCCTTATAAAGCTGCTACCATTTTTGAAAAGCACATGAAGTCTGGTTTAGTTGTTGAAAGCGAGAAGAGTTTAACTACACTCGCTGGTTTTTATCATAATGCTAAAGAGCTAAAAGAAGCTGCTTACTATTATGGCAAAGCTGCTGCAGTTAGTAATAAGGGTGAACTGTATTTAAAACAAGGTCGTATTCTTGCTTTAGAACAAAAATACAATGAAGCTATTCCGGTGCTTAAAAAAGCACTTGATGCTGGTATTGATAACCCGGGTGAAGCTCAATTTGAGCTAGCTTTAGCATACTTGAGCCTTAAAAAGTATAAGTCTGCTTATAACCGTGCAGTTCTTGCCGCTAATGATAAAAAGACTGAACGCAGTGCTAAGAGCTATATTTCTTATATCAAAGAAAAAGCTCGGATTCACAACGTAACGCTTTAA